GAAGGAGATGCCGGGGCTGGGCACCTGACCGGCCACCGAGGAGATGGACACGATTCGCCCCTTGTTCTCGCGGAAGCCCAGCTTCTCGTGATGGACGGCCTCCTGCACCCAGGCGAGCGTGCCGATGACGTTGACGTCGAGGATCTTGCGGGCGGCATCGAGGTCGAGGTCGATGAGCGGGCCGTAGACCGGGTTGATGCCGACGTTGGTCACCAGCACGTCGAGGCGACCGAACTTCTCCGCGATCGCGTCATAGACCTCTGCGCGGTGGTCCGGATTGTCGGACTTTCCCGCGATGCCCAATGCAGTGCCTTCGGGGAACTGGGCGACCGCCTCGGCGAGGGCCTCGGGTTTGCGGGCGGTGAGGACGACGGTGGCGCCCTCGGCCTGCAGCCGGTGGGCGATGCCGAGTCCGATGCCGCGGCTGGCACCTGTGATGAGTGCGACCTGACCGGCGAATCGCGCGCCGAGGCGG
The Brevibacterium marinum genome window above contains:
- a CDS encoding SDR family oxidoreductase, whose amino-acid sequence is MTEQASTDTQPRLGARFAGQVALITGASRGIGLGIAHRLQAEGATVVLTARKPEALAEAVAQFPEGTALGIAGKSDNPDHRAEVYDAIAEKFGRLDVLVTNVGINPVYGPLIDLDLDAARKILDVNVIGTLAWVQEAVHHEKLGFRENKGRIVSISSVAGQVPSPGISFYGISKAAVSHLTKSLAVELGPDIRVNAVAPAVVKTNFATALYEGKEEEVASAYPARRLGTPEDIAGAVAYFASSDADWITAQVLTADGGVITAGGNA